In one window of Ovis aries strain OAR_USU_Benz2616 breed Rambouillet chromosome 5, ARS-UI_Ramb_v3.0, whole genome shotgun sequence DNA:
- the LOC114115007 gene encoding olfactory receptor 2G2-like translates to MQWTNDSKLLGFILVGFSDQPQLELILFGVILFLYFMTLLGNSTIILVSLLDSKLHNPMYFFLSHLSFLDLCFTSSIVPQLLVNLGSSDKSITYGGCVVQLYVSLALGSTECVLLAVMSYDRYVAVCRPLHYAFVMHPRVCSILASMAWLSGVTTTLVQSTLTLQLPFCGNRKVDHFFCEVPVLIKLACVDTTFNQAELFVASVLFLVVPLSLILMSYGNIAQAVLKIKSAIGRRKAFRTCSSHLMVVIIFYGTIIFMYLQPAKSRSKDQGKFVSLFYTVVTPMLNPLIYTLRNKEVKIALKKFMGKTL, encoded by the coding sequence ATGCAGTGGACCAATGACAGCAAACTCCTTGGGTTCATCCTGGTAGGTTTTTCTGACCAACCTCAATTAGAGCTCATTCTCTTTGGGGTAATCTTGTTTCTTTACTTCATGACGCTCCTTGGCAACTCTACCATCATCCTCGTATCCCTCTTGGATTCTAAACTCCATAAtcccatgtactttttcctctcCCATCTCTCCTTCCTGGACCTCTGCTTTACCAGCAGTATTGTTCCTCAGCTTTTGgtcaacctggggagttcagaTAAGTCTATCACATATGGTGGCTGTGTGGTTCAGCTCTATGTCTCCCTTGCCCTGGGATCCACGGAGTGTGTCCTTCTGGCTGTAATGTCCTATGACCGTTATGTTGCGGTCTGCCGTCCTCTACATTATGCCTTTGTCATGCACCCTCGGGTCTGTAGCATCCTGGCCTCTATGGCGTGGCTCAGTGGGGTGACGACCACCCTCGTACAGTCCACCCTCACCCTACAACTCCCCTTTTGTGGGAATCGCAAAGTGgatcatttcttctgtgaagttCCTGTGCTCATCAAGTTGGCTTGTGTGGACACCACTTTCAACCAGGCAGAACTCTTTGTGGCTAGTGTCTTATTCTTGGTGGTGCCGTTGTCACTCATCTTGATGTCCTATGGGAACATTGCTCAAGCAGTTCTgaagataaagtcagccattggACGACGTAAAGCATTTAGGACCTGCTCTTCCCACCTGATGGTTGTCATCATCTTCTATGGAACCATTATCTTCATGTATCTCCAGCCAGCCAAGAGTAGATCCAAGGACCAGGGAAAGTTTGTGTCTCTCTTCTACACTGTGGTGACGCCCATGCTTAACCCCCTTATTTATACCCTGAGAAATAAGGAAGTCAAAATAGCACTGAAAAAATTTATGGGGAAAACTTTATGA